From one Streptomyces sp. Q6 genomic stretch:
- a CDS encoding helix-turn-helix domain-containing protein, with the protein MGGEMLPPREAGQDDVVLSWEGVDVIAVRLPQLADSLDHILAAMERKEGKPLAELDRREKQEVVRVLEARGAFSVRHGVETVAGALGVSRFTVYNYLNREKAP; encoded by the coding sequence ATGGGCGGCGAGATGCTGCCGCCGCGGGAGGCGGGCCAGGACGACGTCGTGCTGAGCTGGGAGGGTGTCGACGTGATAGCCGTCCGGCTGCCCCAGCTGGCCGACTCGCTCGATCACATCCTGGCGGCCATGGAGCGCAAGGAGGGCAAGCCCCTCGCCGAGCTCGACCGCAGGGAGAAGCAGGAGGTCGTCCGCGTCCTGGAGGCGCGCGGCGCGTTCTCCGTGCGGCACGGCGTCGAGACGGTGGCCGGCGCCCTCGGCGTTTCGCGCTTCACCGTCTACAACTACCTGAATCGTGAGAAGGCCCCCTGA
- a CDS encoding TIM barrel protein, with the protein MPVFGSSTAADHRFNVNLSILFTELPLLERPAAAAAAGFTAVELWWPWVDAPVPERSELDALRDAIKDAGVQLTGLNFYAGQLPGPDRGALSIPGEESEKFRANLDVAADFAQSLGCKALNALYGNRVDGVDEAVQDELALENLVLAARAADRVGAVLLIEALNKPESPKCPIVSAPKAIEIVDKVNAATGLGNAKFLMDLYHLSMNGEDLPQVISAYADKTAHVQIADNPGRGAPGTGSLPLDELLDQLKKAGYEGYVGLEYKPGDAPSAESFGWLPHEFRAA; encoded by the coding sequence ATGCCCGTTTTCGGATCGAGCACAGCCGCAGACCACCGCTTCAACGTCAACCTGTCGATCCTCTTCACGGAACTCCCGCTCCTGGAGCGCCCCGCGGCCGCGGCCGCGGCGGGCTTCACGGCGGTCGAGCTGTGGTGGCCCTGGGTCGACGCCCCCGTACCCGAGCGGTCCGAGCTCGACGCCCTGCGCGACGCGATCAAGGACGCCGGCGTCCAGCTCACCGGCCTGAACTTCTACGCGGGACAGCTGCCGGGCCCGGACCGGGGCGCCCTGTCGATCCCCGGCGAGGAGAGCGAGAAGTTCCGCGCGAACCTCGACGTCGCGGCCGACTTCGCGCAGTCCCTCGGCTGCAAGGCGCTCAACGCGCTCTACGGCAACCGCGTCGACGGCGTGGACGAGGCCGTACAGGACGAACTCGCCCTGGAGAACCTGGTCCTTGCGGCCCGCGCGGCCGACCGCGTCGGCGCCGTGCTGCTCATCGAGGCCCTCAACAAGCCCGAGTCGCCGAAGTGCCCGATCGTGAGCGCCCCCAAGGCGATCGAGATCGTGGACAAGGTGAACGCGGCGACCGGCCTCGGCAACGCCAAGTTCCTGATGGACCTGTACCACCTGTCGATGAACGGCGAGGACCTGCCGCAGGTCATCAGCGCCTACGCCGACAAGACGGCGCACGTGCAGATCGCGGACAACCCGGGCCGCGGTGCGCCGGGCACCGGATCGCTGCCGCTGGACGAGCTGCTCGACCAGCTGAAGAAGGCCGGTTACGAGGGCTACGTGGGCCTGGAGTACAAGCCGGGCGACGCCCCGAGCGCCGAGTCCTTCGGCTGGCTGCCGCACGAGTTCCGCGCCGCCTGA